From the genome of Pseudoxanthomonas sp., one region includes:
- a CDS encoding nucleotidyltransferase family protein produces the protein MSGSHAAVVLAAGGSTRLGRPKQLLTREGETLVHRAARLALASGASRVLVVVGAQADDVARAVSDLTVECVVNAQWRTGLAGSVRIAAEALATHAETTLFVTCDQPALGVAHLLTLLDASRRAPSGSAATRFGDRVGIPAVVAPTMLHAALAVQGDRGLRDVLNAADAGVIGCDAPDLGVDLDTPADVALAISRGWLDP, from the coding sequence GTGAGCGGATCGCATGCGGCGGTCGTCCTGGCGGCGGGCGGCAGCACGCGCCTGGGTCGGCCGAAGCAGTTGCTGACGCGCGAGGGTGAAACGCTGGTGCATCGTGCGGCGCGCCTGGCGCTGGCCTCCGGTGCCTCGCGCGTGCTGGTCGTCGTGGGCGCGCAGGCGGACGACGTTGCTCGCGCGGTGAGCGACCTGACCGTGGAATGCGTGGTCAACGCCCAATGGCGCACGGGTCTGGCAGGGAGCGTGCGCATCGCCGCGGAGGCACTCGCCACGCATGCGGAGACGACGCTGTTCGTCACCTGCGATCAACCTGCCCTGGGGGTTGCCCATCTCCTGACGCTGCTGGACGCCTCCCGCCGAGCGCCTTCGGGTTCGGCGGCGACGCGTTTCGGTGATCGCGTCGGCATTCCCGCCGTCGTCGCACCCACGATGCTGCATGCCGCCCTTGCCGTGCAGGGAGATCGGGGATTGCGTGATGTGCTGAATGCCGCGGATGCCGGCGTCATCGGCTGCGATGCGCCGGATCTCGGTGTGGACCTCGATACGCCCGCCGATGTCGCGCTGGCGATATCGCGAGGCTGGCTCGATCCCTGA
- a CDS encoding XdhC family protein — MSVPRHPLQASARASEAGDGSALVVVVATEGSTYVRQGAMAVFAADDAQTGWLSGGCLEPEIARRARHAVAAGHLDAMDIDTRDDEDLLAGSAVGCRGRLHLALLPLDRLTGWSHLVQAWWQGAGVLSLRLTADGGVSADVGSLRNAWTLPVAGAATVGVAGELTLPPPPRVAIFGAGPETPMLVTWLRQLGWHVTVVERRARWIPDDDMADDWRIRSPQEALQALHPAPDAALVMHHHFEHDRETLVALANTAIPFIGLLGPVRRREDLLRVIPSRLHAVLLARLRSPIGMKLGGQGPEAIALSIAAQLQAWHHGEPA; from the coding sequence ATGTCGGTCCCTCGCCATCCCTTGCAAGCATCCGCGCGCGCCAGCGAGGCCGGCGACGGCAGCGCGCTGGTCGTGGTCGTCGCCACCGAAGGCTCGACCTACGTGCGGCAGGGCGCGATGGCCGTGTTCGCCGCCGACGATGCGCAGACCGGCTGGCTCAGCGGCGGCTGCCTGGAGCCGGAGATCGCACGCCGCGCGCGGCACGCGGTGGCGGCCGGCCATCTGGACGCGATGGACATCGATACGCGCGATGACGAAGACCTGCTGGCCGGTTCGGCGGTCGGCTGTCGCGGTCGCCTGCATCTGGCGTTGCTGCCGCTGGATCGGCTGACCGGCTGGTCGCACCTGGTCCAGGCATGGTGGCAGGGCGCCGGTGTGCTGTCGCTGCGGCTGACGGCCGACGGTGGCGTGTCCGCCGATGTCGGTAGCTTGCGGAATGCGTGGACGTTGCCCGTCGCTGGCGCCGCCACGGTCGGCGTCGCGGGCGAGCTGACGCTGCCGCCGCCGCCACGCGTGGCGATCTTCGGTGCCGGCCCCGAAACGCCGATGCTGGTGACGTGGCTGCGCCAGCTCGGTTGGCATGTCACCGTGGTGGAGCGGCGCGCGCGCTGGATTCCGGACGACGACATGGCGGACGACTGGCGCATCCGGTCGCCGCAGGAAGCGCTGCAGGCGCTGCATCCTGCGCCGGATGCGGCGCTGGTGATGCATCACCACTTCGAACACGACCGCGAGACGCTGGTGGCGCTGGCGAACACCGCGATTCCCTTCATCGGCCTGCTCGGCCCGGTGCGGCGCCGCGAAGACCTGCTGCGGGTGATTCCATCGCGTCTGCACGCGGTGTTGCTGGCTCGCCTGCGCTCGCCGATCGGCATGAAGCTGGGCGGGCAGGGACCGGAGGCCATCGCGCTGAGCATCGCCGCCCAGCTGCAGGCCTGGCATCACGGCGAGCCGGCGTGA
- a CDS encoding xanthine dehydrogenase family protein molybdopterin-binding subunit, with protein MNLELKSSRRGFLRSTALVGGGLVVAIAVPGARRLAWAQEAQPATAAAFAPNAFLRIAADDSITVLLAHAEMGQGIWTTLPMLIAEELDADWSKIRVEHGPADKAYTSPVFGMQGTGGSTTTWSEFDRYRQAGAVARNLLLQAAAARLNVPLADLRTENGAVVSGTQRLRYGEIADAAGKLTPPDPATLTLRDPKDWKLIGKGTKRLDTPEKITGKAVFGMDVQFDGLLTAVVLRSPVFGGTVKSFDATAARAVPGVRDVVQIPSGVAVVAEHFWAAKLGRDALQVVWEAGEGAKLDSTALRQQFSQLATEDGPTAVRAGDVTAALSKAAKTVDAEYAVPYLAHAAMEPLNCTVKIGDGECDIWCGTQFPTLDQNSTAKILGMAPEKIRIHTPFLGGGFGRRATPSSDVVSEAVHVARAAKAPVKTVWTREDDTRGGYYRSAFVEKIKVGLGEDGLPTAWHQVMVGQSIMAGTFMEAMMVKDGIDATSTEGVANSPYVLGTPAHRVDLHSPRTGIPVLWWRSVGHSANGFVMEGVVDELAHAAGKDPVEYRRALLKEHPRHLAALNLAAEKAGWSSPSPEGRGRGVAVHESFGSYVAQVAEVSVEDGRIRVHRVVCAIDCGVAVNPSAVEAQMESGIVFGLSAALHGTLTLKEGQVQESNYHDYRVLRMHEMPKIEVHIVPSTDKMGGVGEPGTPPIAPAVANAVFALTGQRLRELPLRLPVASATSTPTA; from the coding sequence GTGAACCTTGAACTGAAATCCTCGCGCCGCGGTTTCCTGCGCTCCACCGCCCTGGTCGGCGGCGGACTGGTGGTGGCCATCGCCGTGCCCGGCGCCCGCCGCCTCGCCTGGGCGCAGGAGGCGCAGCCGGCCACCGCCGCGGCGTTCGCGCCGAATGCGTTCCTGCGCATCGCCGCCGACGACTCGATCACCGTGCTGCTCGCGCATGCCGAAATGGGCCAGGGCATCTGGACCACGCTGCCGATGCTGATCGCCGAAGAGCTGGACGCCGACTGGTCGAAGATCCGCGTCGAACACGGCCCGGCCGACAAGGCCTACACCAGCCCGGTGTTCGGCATGCAGGGCACCGGCGGCTCGACCACCACGTGGTCCGAGTTCGACCGCTACCGCCAGGCCGGTGCCGTCGCGCGCAACCTGCTGCTGCAGGCCGCGGCGGCGCGCCTCAACGTGCCGCTCGCCGACCTGCGTACCGAGAACGGCGCCGTTGTCTCCGGTACCCAGCGCCTGCGCTATGGCGAGATCGCCGATGCGGCGGGCAAACTCACGCCACCCGATCCCGCCACGCTGACGCTGCGCGATCCCAAGGACTGGAAGCTGATCGGCAAGGGCACCAAGCGGCTGGACACGCCGGAGAAGATCACCGGCAAGGCGGTGTTCGGCATGGACGTGCAGTTCGACGGCCTGCTGACCGCCGTGGTGCTGCGCTCGCCGGTGTTCGGCGGCACGGTGAAATCGTTCGATGCCACCGCCGCGCGCGCCGTGCCCGGCGTGCGCGATGTGGTGCAGATACCCAGCGGCGTCGCCGTCGTGGCCGAACACTTCTGGGCCGCCAAGCTGGGCCGTGACGCGCTGCAGGTGGTGTGGGAAGCCGGCGAAGGCGCCAAGCTCGACAGCACCGCGTTACGCCAGCAGTTCTCGCAGCTCGCCACCGAGGACGGGCCGACCGCCGTGCGCGCCGGCGACGTCACTGCGGCGCTCAGCAAGGCCGCGAAGACCGTCGATGCCGAATACGCCGTGCCGTATCTGGCGCATGCGGCGATGGAACCGTTGAACTGCACGGTGAAGATCGGCGACGGCGAGTGCGATATCTGGTGCGGCACGCAGTTCCCGACACTGGACCAGAACAGCACCGCCAAGATCCTGGGCATGGCGCCGGAGAAGATCCGCATCCACACGCCGTTCCTCGGCGGCGGTTTCGGTCGCCGCGCCACGCCCAGCTCGGACGTGGTGTCGGAGGCCGTGCATGTGGCCAGGGCGGCCAAGGCCCCGGTCAAGACGGTGTGGACGCGCGAGGACGACACGCGCGGTGGCTACTACCGTTCCGCCTTCGTCGAGAAGATCAAGGTCGGCCTGGGCGAGGACGGCCTGCCGACGGCGTGGCACCAGGTGATGGTGGGCCAGTCGATCATGGCCGGCACCTTCATGGAAGCGATGATGGTCAAGGACGGCATCGATGCCACCTCGACCGAAGGCGTCGCCAATTCGCCGTATGTGCTGGGCACGCCCGCGCACCGCGTCGACCTGCATTCGCCCAGGACCGGCATCCCCGTGCTGTGGTGGCGCTCGGTCGGCCACAGCGCCAACGGCTTCGTGATGGAAGGCGTCGTCGACGAACTGGCGCATGCCGCCGGCAAGGATCCGGTCGAGTACCGTCGCGCCCTGCTGAAGGAGCATCCGCGCCATCTCGCGGCGTTGAATCTGGCGGCGGAAAAAGCAGGCTGGTCGTCGCCGTCGCCGGAAGGGCGCGGACGCGGCGTCGCCGTGCACGAATCGTTCGGCAGCTACGTCGCACAGGTGGCCGAGGTGTCGGTGGAAGACGGCCGCATCCGCGTGCACCGCGTGGTCTGCGCCATCGACTGCGGCGTGGCGGTCAATCCGTCCGCCGTGGAGGCGCAGATGGAGTCGGGCATCGTGTTCGGCCTGAGTGCGGCGCTGCACGGCACGCTGACGCTGAAGGAAGGCCAGGTGCAGGAATCCAACTACCACGACTACCGCGTGCTGCGCATGCACGAAATGCCGAAGATCGAGGTCCACATCGTGCCCAGCACCGACAAGATGGGCGGCGTGGGCGAACCCGGTACGCCGCCGATCGCACCGGCCGTGGCCAATGCGGTGTTCGCCCTGACCGGGCAGCGCCTGCGCGAACTGCCCTTGCGGCTGCCGGTCGCCTCCGCCACCTCCACGCCGACTGCCTGA
- a CDS encoding (2Fe-2S)-binding protein, translated as MKLNVNGSEREVDAPDDMPLLWVLRDLMGLTGTKFGCGIAQCGACTVHVDGSPLRACVTPASAVAGKKITTIEGLSADGSHPVQKAWAELDVVQCGYCQSGQIMSAAALLAVVPAPTDNDIDHALSGNLCRCGTYQRIRAAVHRAAEIGKA; from the coding sequence ATGAAGTTGAACGTCAATGGATCGGAGCGCGAGGTCGACGCGCCCGACGACATGCCGCTGCTCTGGGTCCTGCGCGACCTGATGGGCCTCACCGGCACCAAGTTCGGCTGCGGTATCGCGCAGTGCGGTGCCTGCACGGTGCACGTGGACGGTTCGCCGTTGCGCGCCTGCGTGACGCCGGCCTCCGCCGTGGCCGGCAAGAAGATCACCACCATCGAAGGCCTGTCCGCCGACGGCTCGCATCCCGTGCAGAAGGCATGGGCCGAACTGGACGTGGTGCAGTGCGGTTACTGCCAGTCCGGGCAGATCATGTCGGCGGCCGCCTTGCTGGCGGTGGTGCCCGCGCCGACCGACAACGACATCGATCACGCCCTCTCCGGCAACCTCTGCCGCTGCGGTACGTACCAGCGCATCCGCGCGGCCGTGCACCGCGCCGCGGAAATCGGTAAAGCCTGA